One stretch of Anas acuta chromosome W, bAnaAcu1.1, whole genome shotgun sequence DNA includes these proteins:
- the LOC137847365 gene encoding olfactory receptor 14J1-like: MSSEISVLTIMAYDRYVAIFEPLHYETLLGSRACTQMAAAAWGSGFLNAVLHTANTFSLPLCQGNAVDQFFCEIPQILKLSCSESFLRVVGLIVVSVCLSFGCFVFIVVSYVQIFRAVLRIPSEQGRHKAFSTCLPHLAIVSLFISTGMFAYLKPPSLSSPSLDLMMAVLYSVLPPAVNPVIYSMRNQELKDAVRKLIGYMLLHH, encoded by the coding sequence atgtCATCAGAAATTTCTGTCCTTACtatcatggcctacgaccgctacgttgccatcttCGAGCCCCTGCACTACGAgaccctcctgggcagcagagcttgtacccagatggcagcagctgcctggggcagtggctttctcaatgctgtcctgcacacggccaatacattttccctgcccctctgtcaaggcaatgctgtggaccagttcttctgtgagatcccccagatcctcaagctttCCTGCTCAGAGTCATTTCTCAGGGTGGTTGGGCTCATCGTAGTAAGTGTCTGTTTATCATTTGGGTGTTTCGTTTTCATTGTTGtttcctatgtgcagatcttcagggctgtacTGAGGAtaccctctgagcagggccggcacaaagccttttccacatgccttcCTCACCTGGCCATCGTTTCCCTGTTTATCAGCACAggcatgtttgcctacctgaagcccccctccctttcctcGCCATCCCTGGACCTGATGATGGCAGTTTTGTACTCGGtgttgcctccagcagtgaaccccgtcatctacagcatgaggaaccaggaactCAAGGATGCAGTGAGAAAACTAATTGGATACATGCTTCTTCATCATTAA